A stretch of Arthrobacter sp. NEB 688 DNA encodes these proteins:
- a CDS encoding lysylphosphatidylglycerol synthase domain-containing protein yields the protein MSRAKVLLVVRYGLLVLVLAAVVWALAGSWDEVSRELGRMSWPAVVLALVLTLGAPLFTLVGWRVLLADLGTRLPLAPAASVFFVGQLGKYLPGSVWTVLAQAEMGAKLGVPRRRMAITGLLSIGLAILCGSLLGVVALPRLLARGSSPVTAWVVVAAVLVGAVLFWPRLLNAMVALGLRVLRREPLEHRLGGRAVLSTAAWFTAAWVSAGLGVAVLVRSLQPAATLTDLAVAGVCGFALASAAGQLSVLVPAGVGVRDGVLALLLVTFMPLSAATAVVVVARFLAIVGDLLVAGGGWAWGRRHHLLGSAG from the coding sequence GTGAGCCGCGCCAAGGTCCTCCTCGTCGTCCGCTACGGGCTGCTGGTCCTCGTCCTCGCCGCCGTCGTCTGGGCGCTGGCCGGCAGCTGGGACGAGGTCTCGCGCGAGCTCGGCCGGATGAGCTGGCCCGCCGTCGTGCTGGCGCTCGTCCTCACCCTCGGCGCGCCCCTCTTCACGCTCGTCGGGTGGCGCGTCCTGCTCGCCGACCTCGGCACCCGGCTGCCGCTCGCCCCCGCGGCCAGCGTCTTCTTCGTCGGCCAGCTCGGCAAGTACCTGCCGGGCTCGGTGTGGACGGTCCTCGCGCAGGCCGAGATGGGCGCCAAGCTCGGCGTGCCGCGCCGCCGGATGGCGATCACGGGGCTGCTGTCCATCGGCCTGGCCATCCTCTGCGGCAGCCTCCTCGGCGTCGTCGCGCTGCCCCGCCTGCTCGCGCGGGGGAGCTCGCCGGTCACGGCCTGGGTCGTCGTCGCGGCGGTGCTCGTCGGCGCGGTCCTCTTCTGGCCGCGGCTGCTCAACGCGATGGTGGCGCTCGGCCTGCGGGTGCTGCGCCGCGAGCCGCTCGAGCACCGGCTCGGCGGCCGCGCGGTCCTCTCGACCGCCGCGTGGTTCACCGCCGCGTGGGTCTCGGCCGGGCTCGGGGTCGCGGTGCTCGTCCGCTCGCTCCAGCCCGCCGCGACCCTCACCGACCTCGCGGTCGCCGGGGTCTGCGGCTTCGCGCTCGCCTCGGCCGCCGGCCAGCTGTCCGTGCTCGTCCCCGCGGGGGTCGGCGTGCGCGACGGCGTGCTGGCCCTGCTGCTCGTCACCTTCATGCCGCTCTCGGCCGCGACGGCGGTCGTCGTCGTCGCCCGCTTCCTCGCCATCGTCGGCGACCTCCTCGTGGCCGGCGGCGGCTGGGCGTGGGGACGTCGGCACCACCTCCTAGGATCTGCGGGATGA
- a CDS encoding glycosyltransferase family 4 protein gives MSEVSEAALRVALVGPTHPFKGGVAAHTTSLAHELADAGHEVTLVSWSHLYPAFLYPGEQAVPGGAPDVEPFPRTLRVLSWARPDTWLRAGRRLRDVDVIVVVHVVPAVVPAHLALLRAAGAGSGRGPRVVVIAHNVLPHEPGPGDRPLVASLVRRADAVLVHSDEQAALAAELGAPRVREVDLPPHLPGGPPEPRPEHDGPVRLLSLGIVRDYKGIDLLLEALREVDGPTLTVAGELWGDAGRRVRELAADPRLRGRVEVHGGYVPADRIAGLMARHDVVVLPYRSATASQNVLLARAHGRPVLATSVGTFPGQVRDGVDGLLVPPADRDALVAALRTLAEPGVADRLAAEVRQPDLSGPWAHYVGALEALAAPPAVPVDEPEPSAVPVGPVARARALVAGLRARRQPVLTIGPLDLPEDVRATDVLAVDADAVRAAEVARDLGLPRAKDPVAAWAALGAVAALVRVLDDRSRTAVIVDESGSSSPFSRWARALGFAPVELELTGRRAAVEALDVDTASLDVVARLHPGGCTAADVQHVVGQASWSLRSGGLLLLTLPIGDDDPDFAVRAADVRGILARADDLGLALVGDADGDVLAQMRDARVAFGDNGAPAYAVLRLTFRRK, from the coding sequence GTGTCTGAGGTGTCGGAGGCCGCGCTGCGGGTCGCCCTCGTCGGGCCGACGCACCCCTTCAAGGGCGGCGTGGCGGCGCACACGACGAGCCTCGCGCACGAGCTCGCCGACGCCGGCCACGAGGTCACGCTCGTCTCGTGGAGCCATCTCTACCCGGCCTTCCTCTACCCGGGGGAGCAGGCCGTGCCCGGCGGCGCCCCCGACGTCGAGCCGTTCCCGCGGACCCTGCGCGTCCTGTCCTGGGCCCGCCCGGACACATGGCTGCGCGCCGGGCGCCGGCTGCGCGACGTCGACGTCATCGTCGTCGTCCACGTCGTCCCCGCGGTCGTGCCGGCCCACCTCGCCCTGCTGCGCGCCGCCGGCGCCGGGAGCGGCCGCGGCCCGCGCGTCGTCGTCATCGCCCACAACGTCCTGCCGCACGAGCCCGGCCCGGGGGACCGGCCGCTCGTCGCGTCCCTCGTGCGCCGGGCCGACGCCGTCCTCGTCCACTCCGACGAGCAGGCCGCCCTCGCGGCCGAGCTCGGCGCGCCCCGCGTGCGGGAGGTCGACCTCCCGCCGCACCTGCCCGGTGGCCCGCCGGAGCCCCGGCCCGAGCACGACGGCCCCGTGCGCCTGCTCTCGCTCGGCATCGTGCGCGACTACAAGGGCATCGACCTGCTCCTCGAGGCCCTGCGCGAGGTCGACGGGCCGACGCTCACCGTCGCCGGCGAGCTCTGGGGGGATGCCGGCCGCCGTGTGCGCGAGCTGGCCGCCGACCCGCGGCTGCGCGGCCGCGTCGAGGTCCACGGCGGCTACGTGCCGGCCGACCGCATCGCCGGCCTGATGGCCCGCCACGACGTCGTCGTCCTGCCCTACCGGTCGGCGACGGCCTCGCAGAACGTCCTGCTCGCCCGCGCCCACGGCCGGCCGGTGCTCGCGACGAGCGTCGGCACCTTCCCGGGGCAGGTGCGTGACGGGGTCGACGGCCTCCTCGTGCCGCCGGCCGACCGCGACGCCCTCGTCGCGGCGCTGCGCACCCTCGCTGAACCCGGCGTGGCCGACCGGCTCGCGGCCGAGGTCCGCCAGCCCGACCTCTCCGGCCCGTGGGCCCACTACGTCGGCGCCCTCGAGGCGCTCGCCGCCCCGCCGGCCGTCCCGGTCGACGAGCCGGAGCCGTCGGCCGTGCCCGTCGGGCCGGTCGCCCGGGCCCGGGCCCTCGTGGCCGGGCTGCGCGCGCGCCGGCAGCCGGTCCTCACCATCGGCCCGCTCGACCTGCCCGAGGACGTCCGCGCCACCGACGTGCTCGCCGTCGACGCAGACGCCGTCCGGGCCGCCGAGGTCGCTCGCGACCTCGGCCTGCCGCGGGCCAAGGACCCCGTCGCGGCCTGGGCCGCGCTCGGCGCCGTCGCCGCGCTCGTCCGGGTCCTCGACGACCGCTCGCGCACCGCCGTCATCGTCGACGAGTCGGGCTCGAGCAGCCCGTTCTCGCGCTGGGCGCGGGCCCTGGGCTTCGCCCCCGTCGAGCTCGAGCTGACCGGCCGCCGGGCCGCCGTCGAGGCCCTCGACGTCGACACCGCGAGCCTCGACGTCGTGGCCCGCCTGCACCCCGGCGGCTGCACCGCGGCCGACGTCCAGCACGTCGTCGGCCAGGCCTCGTGGTCGCTGCGCTCCGGCGGCCTGCTGCTCCTCACCCTGCCCATCGGTGACGACGACCCCGACTTCGCGGTGCGCGCCGCCGACGTCCGCGGCATCCTCGCGCGGGCCGACGACCTCGGCCTCGCCCTCGTCGGGGACGCGGACGGCGACGTCCTCGCGCAGATGCGGGACGCGCGGGTCGCGTTCGGCGACAACGGAGCCCCCGCCTACGCGGTGCTGCGCCTGACGTTCCGACGGAAGTGA
- a CDS encoding glycosyltransferase family 2 protein translates to MNEHPAAPQGDPTHDVLHAAPTEQIDVRTGEMAGRSNDPAAGGRSTRTSGGYVIEDGPDGPGPTPYVTVVLPCYNEGAHVLEEIDRISAVLEDSEHTYEILCIDDASTDDTLEVLRGAQRRYPHIRVLPFRRNGGSGTARRIGTQQSRGEIVVWTDADMTYENERIPELVRILRDDLTYDQVVGARTTEEGTHKWARVPAKWLIRKIAEWLTKTRIPDLNSGLRAFRREVSLPYLRLLPAGFSCVTTITIAFLSNQHDIKYVETSYAKRAGVSKFHFVGDAYRYILQVLRMVMYFDPLKVLMPPALWMVALGLVKAVVDMVRHPFYFPASTVLLVVSGIMIASLALLSDLVVRSRDGV, encoded by the coding sequence ATGAACGAGCACCCCGCGGCGCCCCAGGGCGACCCCACCCACGACGTCCTCCACGCGGCCCCCACCGAGCAGATCGACGTCCGGACCGGTGAGATGGCCGGCCGGAGCAACGACCCCGCGGCCGGCGGCCGGTCCACGCGGACCAGCGGCGGCTACGTCATCGAGGACGGGCCCGACGGCCCCGGCCCGACGCCGTACGTCACGGTCGTCCTGCCCTGCTACAACGAGGGCGCGCACGTGCTCGAGGAGATCGACCGCATCTCCGCCGTGCTCGAGGACTCCGAGCACACCTACGAGATCCTCTGCATCGACGACGCCAGCACCGACGACACCCTCGAGGTGCTGCGCGGCGCCCAGCGGCGCTACCCGCACATCCGCGTCCTGCCCTTCCGCCGCAACGGTGGCTCGGGCACGGCCCGGCGCATCGGCACCCAGCAGTCCCGCGGCGAGATCGTCGTGTGGACCGACGCCGACATGACCTACGAGAACGAGCGCATCCCCGAGCTCGTCCGGATCCTGCGCGACGACCTCACCTACGACCAGGTCGTCGGCGCGCGCACGACCGAGGAGGGCACGCACAAGTGGGCCCGCGTGCCCGCGAAGTGGCTCATCCGCAAGATCGCCGAGTGGCTGACCAAGACCCGCATCCCCGACCTCAACTCGGGCCTGCGCGCGTTCCGCCGCGAGGTCTCGCTGCCCTACCTGCGCCTGCTGCCGGCCGGCTTCTCGTGCGTCACGACGATCACCATCGCGTTCCTGTCCAACCAGCACGACATCAAGTACGTCGAGACGAGCTACGCCAAGCGCGCCGGCGTCAGCAAGTTCCACTTCGTCGGCGACGCCTACCGCTACATCCTCCAGGTGCTGCGGATGGTCATGTACTTCGACCCGCTCAAGGTCCTCATGCCGCCCGCGCTGTGGATGGTGGCGCTCGGGCTGGTCAAGGCCGTCGTCGACATGGTGCGCCACCCGTTCTACTTCCCCGCGAGCACCGTGCTCCTCGTCGTCAGCGGCATCATGATCGCCTCCCTGGCCCTCCTGTCCGACCTCGTCGTGCGCTCGCGCGACGGTGTCTGA
- a CDS encoding DNA topoisomerase IB, which produces MSPRSVGWTRKRAGKGFSYRDAAGESLPKEAVERIRALAIPPAWQDVWICPRENGHIQAVGTDAAGRRQYLYHPDWRTARDELKFDRVKVAGTRLAKARESIVGDLAAEGMPLARAAATATRLLDLGYFRIGSDAYTDANGSFGLTTLERRHVRRRGDDLVFSFVGKSGIEHSISVSDPQVIASLNYMRQRRGGSKRLLAYRGEAKWADLQAAAVNEYISTMVAEDLTAKDFRTWHATVLAAVALAETPEKGDTAASRRRAVKAAVEDVSAYLGNTPTIARKSYIDPRVIDQYEDGVTIAATLRRSFPDDTKRQAAVEKAVARLIDGA; this is translated from the coding sequence GTGTCCCCGCGGTCGGTGGGGTGGACGCGCAAGCGCGCCGGCAAGGGCTTCTCGTACCGCGACGCCGCCGGCGAGTCCCTGCCGAAGGAGGCCGTCGAGCGCATCCGGGCCCTCGCCATCCCACCGGCGTGGCAGGACGTGTGGATCTGCCCGCGCGAGAACGGCCACATCCAGGCCGTCGGCACCGACGCCGCGGGCCGGCGCCAGTACCTCTACCACCCGGACTGGCGCACCGCCCGGGACGAGCTGAAGTTCGACCGGGTCAAGGTCGCCGGGACCCGGCTGGCCAAGGCCCGCGAGTCGATCGTCGGCGACCTCGCCGCCGAGGGGATGCCCCTGGCGCGCGCGGCGGCCACGGCCACGCGGCTGCTCGACCTCGGGTACTTCCGGATCGGGTCGGACGCCTACACCGACGCCAACGGCTCGTTCGGGCTGACGACCCTGGAGCGCCGGCACGTGCGCCGGCGCGGCGACGACCTCGTGTTCAGCTTCGTCGGGAAGTCGGGGATCGAGCACTCGATCTCGGTCAGCGACCCGCAGGTCATCGCGTCGCTCAACTACATGCGCCAGCGGCGGGGTGGCTCCAAGCGGCTGCTCGCCTACCGCGGCGAGGCGAAGTGGGCCGACCTGCAGGCGGCCGCGGTCAACGAGTACATCTCGACGATGGTCGCCGAGGACCTGACGGCCAAGGACTTCCGGACGTGGCACGCCACGGTGCTCGCGGCCGTCGCGCTCGCCGAGACGCCGGAGAAGGGCGACACCGCCGCCTCCCGCCGGCGGGCCGTCAAGGCCGCCGTCGAGGACGTGTCGGCCTACCTCGGCAACACCCCGACGATCGCCCGGAAGTCCTACATCGACCCGCGCGTCATCGACCAGTACGAGGACGGCGTGACGATCGCCGCGACGCTACGGCGCTCCTTCCCCGACGACACCAAGCGGCAGGCGGCCGTCGAGAAGGCCGTCGCGCGGCTCATCGACGGCGCCTGA
- a CDS encoding PadR family transcriptional regulator, giving the protein MTTEEWPTEWLRAVLGLAVLGVLDGAPAHGYAVAQRLAERGLGEVRGGTLYPLLGRLQDAGWVEGEWEPGTAGPGRKVFRVTPAGHLHLAEQGERWAAFCRTTGPVLSPSTAP; this is encoded by the coding sequence ATGACGACGGAGGAGTGGCCCACCGAGTGGCTGCGGGCGGTGCTCGGTCTCGCGGTCCTCGGCGTGCTCGACGGCGCGCCCGCCCACGGCTACGCGGTCGCGCAGCGGCTGGCCGAGCGGGGCCTGGGCGAGGTGCGCGGGGGGACGCTCTACCCGCTGCTCGGCCGGCTGCAGGACGCCGGCTGGGTCGAGGGCGAGTGGGAGCCCGGCACCGCCGGCCCCGGCCGCAAGGTCTTCCGCGTGACCCCCGCCGGTCACCTCCACCTCGCCGAGCAGGGCGAGCGGTGGGCCGCCTTCTGCCGCACCACCGGTCCCGTGCTGTCCCCGTCCACCGCCCCCTGA
- a CDS encoding inositol monophosphatase, which yields MSGLSTDAVADLLREVAAEVITPRFRSLGEGEVMEKNPGDLVTVADREAEVIISARLHEAYPDAVVLGEEAFAGDHTLMDRYLAADHAFTVDPVDGTKNFVHGSPDHAVMVAETVGGETVRAWIHQPEHGRTWVAEKGAGTFRDGERMTCAPVPDDREPQGVTSMWSLRDHAFAGLAPMRLSWVCCGVDYTKLVEGATDYIVYSRSNPWDHAPGTLLVTEAGGAVVHPDGTPYGPRSLRPGLVVAVDATTCGAVRRRAAEHFTR from the coding sequence ATGTCCGGCCTCTCGACCGACGCCGTCGCCGACCTCCTGCGCGAGGTCGCCGCGGAGGTCATCACGCCCCGGTTCCGCTCGCTCGGCGAGGGCGAGGTGATGGAGAAGAACCCCGGTGACCTCGTGACGGTCGCCGACCGCGAGGCCGAGGTGATCATCTCCGCCCGGCTCCACGAGGCCTACCCCGACGCCGTCGTGCTCGGCGAGGAGGCCTTCGCCGGCGACCACACGCTGATGGACCGCTACCTCGCGGCCGACCACGCGTTCACCGTCGACCCGGTCGACGGCACGAAGAACTTCGTCCACGGCTCCCCCGACCACGCCGTCATGGTGGCCGAGACCGTCGGCGGCGAGACCGTCCGGGCGTGGATCCACCAGCCCGAGCACGGCCGGACCTGGGTCGCGGAGAAGGGCGCCGGCACCTTCCGCGACGGCGAGCGGATGACCTGCGCCCCCGTCCCCGACGACCGCGAGCCGCAGGGCGTCACCTCGATGTGGAGCCTGCGCGACCACGCCTTCGCCGGCCTCGCGCCGATGCGCCTGTCGTGGGTCTGCTGCGGCGTCGACTACACGAAGCTCGTCGAGGGCGCGACCGACTACATCGTCTACTCGCGCTCCAACCCGTGGGACCACGCCCCGGGCACCCTCCTCGTCACCGAGGCCGGCGGCGCCGTCGTCCACCCGGACGGCACGCCGTACGGCCCGCGCTCGCTGCGGCCGGGCCTCGTCGTCGCCGTCGACGCGACGACCTGCGGGGCCGTGCGCCGGCGCGCCGCGGAGCACTTCACCCGCTGA
- a CDS encoding TIGR03089 family protein, whose product MAHDPTPAALLARLVASDPGRPRITVYDDTDGPTRGERIELSARVLANWVAKAANLLQDELDAAPGTTVRLALPPHWRTLYWALAAWSVGACVLLPDAPGPADVVVTDEPAGVADLDDAEHVVVVTLAALARTAAVDVPSGAVDEAREIATHGDVFEPWEEPEPGAPGLRTATGETPLGDLVPADAATVQRAHTGTDDTGRFLALALELLAGDGSVVLTRGTPADDVLASRLAAEGVTGRR is encoded by the coding sequence ATGGCCCACGACCCGACCCCCGCCGCCCTGCTCGCCCGCCTCGTCGCGAGCGACCCGGGCCGCCCGCGCATCACGGTCTACGACGACACCGACGGCCCGACCCGCGGCGAGCGCATCGAGCTCTCGGCGCGCGTCCTCGCCAACTGGGTGGCCAAGGCGGCCAACCTCCTCCAGGACGAGCTCGACGCGGCGCCGGGAACGACGGTGCGGCTCGCGCTGCCGCCCCACTGGCGCACCCTCTACTGGGCCCTCGCGGCGTGGTCGGTCGGGGCGTGCGTGCTGCTGCCGGACGCCCCCGGTCCGGCGGACGTCGTCGTCACCGACGAGCCCGCGGGCGTGGCGGACCTCGACGACGCCGAGCACGTCGTCGTCGTCACCCTCGCCGCGCTCGCGCGGACGGCCGCGGTCGACGTGCCCTCCGGCGCCGTCGACGAGGCGCGCGAGATCGCCACGCACGGCGACGTGTTCGAGCCCTGGGAGGAGCCGGAGCCCGGCGCCCCCGGCCTGCGGACCGCCACGGGCGAGACGCCTCTTGGCGACCTCGTGCCCGCTGACGCCGCGACCGTGCAGCGCGCGCACACGGGGACCGACGACACGGGCCGCTTCCTCGCCCTGGCCCTCGAGCTGCTCGCCGGCGACGGCTCGGTCGTCCTGACCCGGGGCACGCCGGCCGACGACGTGCTCGCGAGCCGTCTCGCCGCCGAGGGCGTGACCGGCCGCCGCTGA
- a CDS encoding peptidoglycan-binding protein gives MSLPSPDSPAPRRLPTRALGALSASVIAFPLVAGSAQAASIPYPKPSKPLPSALDVAPPYQPGTLCLTEDQPGPVAFAKLLNATYGAHVYGVLRKCDQEHGEGRALDWMLNAKNANDLALGNAVTRWLAMADSEGRSGANARRLGINYIIWNKRIWKAWAPDRGWQAYTGSSPHTDHIHLSFTWDGAVKTTSWWTGKAVTTYLTGPPGGSQPTSRDPKDYVNVTLRKGSRGIAVEVLQKAIGGLTVDGSFGPATEARVLAYQKSKGLTQNGIVDSRVWNALIGAPTSGSGTPAPSTSPLDKYAKVTLRLWSRGEAVSAMQKAIGGLTVDGSFGPKTLARVTAWQKSKGLTVDGVIDAKDWKVLAGGSSTGGSGSTAPVTTRPPSSAPTSTTPATELTAYKGSTLRLGSSGSAVRALQKALGGLSTDGRFGPATQARVVSFQRSATLSATGVVDRRTWDAIERAEHPLLRYWNTVLRRGAHGSSVVALQKALRITADGSFGPKTEAAVRAAQKSARLAQTGVVATLTWKAVEARMR, from the coding sequence GTGTCCCTGCCCAGCCCTGACTCCCCGGCGCCCCGGCGCCTTCCCACGCGTGCCCTCGGCGCCCTCTCGGCGTCCGTCATCGCGTTCCCGCTCGTCGCGGGCTCGGCCCAGGCCGCGAGCATCCCCTACCCCAAGCCGTCCAAGCCGCTGCCGAGCGCCCTCGACGTCGCGCCGCCGTACCAGCCGGGCACGCTCTGCCTCACCGAGGACCAGCCGGGCCCGGTCGCGTTCGCCAAGCTCCTCAACGCGACCTACGGCGCCCACGTCTACGGCGTCCTGCGCAAGTGCGACCAGGAGCACGGCGAGGGCCGCGCGCTCGACTGGATGCTCAACGCGAAGAACGCGAACGACCTCGCCCTCGGCAACGCCGTGACCCGGTGGCTCGCGATGGCCGACTCCGAGGGCCGCTCGGGCGCGAACGCCCGGCGCCTCGGCATCAACTACATCATCTGGAACAAGCGCATCTGGAAGGCCTGGGCGCCGGACCGCGGCTGGCAGGCCTACACCGGCTCCTCGCCGCACACCGACCACATCCACCTGTCCTTCACGTGGGACGGCGCCGTCAAGACCACGTCGTGGTGGACCGGCAAGGCCGTGACGACCTACCTGACGGGCCCTCCCGGCGGCTCGCAGCCGACGTCGCGCGACCCCAAGGACTACGTCAACGTCACCCTGCGCAAGGGCTCGCGCGGCATCGCGGTCGAGGTCCTGCAGAAGGCGATCGGCGGCCTGACGGTCGACGGCTCGTTCGGCCCCGCCACGGAGGCCCGCGTCCTCGCCTACCAGAAGAGCAAGGGGCTGACGCAGAACGGCATCGTCGACAGCCGCGTCTGGAACGCGCTGATCGGCGCGCCGACGAGCGGCTCCGGCACGCCGGCGCCGTCCACCTCGCCCCTGGACAAGTACGCCAAGGTCACCCTGCGGCTGTGGTCGCGCGGCGAGGCCGTCTCGGCGATGCAGAAGGCGATCGGCGGGCTGACCGTCGACGGGTCCTTCGGCCCGAAGACGCTGGCCCGCGTCACGGCCTGGCAGAAGTCCAAGGGCCTGACCGTCGACGGCGTCATCGACGCCAAGGACTGGAAGGTCCTCGCCGGGGGCTCCTCCACCGGTGGGTCGGGCAGCACCGCCCCCGTGACCACCCGGCCGCCGTCGAGCGCGCCGACCTCGACGACGCCGGCCACCGAGCTGACCGCCTACAAGGGGTCCACCCTGCGCCTGGGCTCGAGCGGCAGCGCCGTCCGCGCCCTCCAGAAGGCCCTCGGCGGGCTCTCGACCGACGGCCGCTTCGGCCCGGCCACCCAGGCGCGGGTCGTCTCGTTCCAGCGCTCGGCGACGCTGTCGGCCACCGGGGTCGTCGACCGCCGCACCTGGGACGCCATCGAGCGCGCCGAGCACCCGCTGCTGCGCTACTGGAACACCGTGCTCCGCCGGGGTGCGCACGGCAGCTCCGTCGTCGCGCTGCAGAAGGCGCTGCGGATCACCGCCGACGGGTCCTTCGGCCCGAAGACGGAAGCGGCCGTCCGCGCGGCCCAGAAGTCGGCGCGCCTCGCGCAGACCGGGGTCGTCGCGACGCTCACCTGGAAGGCCGTCGAGGCCCGCATGCGCTGA
- a CDS encoding cell wall-binding repeat-containing protein encodes MSRRLLRPLVAATAALALTGGLAPAALAGTVPWGVDQARPAPTAPDGAAPAVAAPAARTAAASSTWTLSGSGWGHGVGMSQYGAMEMARDGYSAAQILRHYYSGTDYTTVDDTAQVLVNLQHQTSSSTFSTSALAAGGGTMTVVAGGTSLTAPAGTTATVTASGSGVAVSCAGCSPTTTATGTTATVYWDDTRTLVSTGGARYKDGSIAVSRTPGSSTLEVVGRMRLHDQYLDYIREVPWSWPAATLQAQAAAARGYALTAVRGGVRSSCACHVYDTVQSQVFGGYPGSGDLPYWKSWQAAVRAAGSGTQGYVVTYKGSVIEAFYASSTGGRTQNSEDVWSSAVPYLRSVDDHWSLRSSNPRRAWVTRPATSTLGSVFGLADVASLDLSSRYASGAVRTATATSSSGARASISGASLQARLGLYSSYVARPTERIDGSNRYAVAEALAATHDQGASTVVIASGEDAGRADAAVAGPLAQALGAPLLLTQQGKLPTQTRAELARRAGSLTRAVVVGGSPTVDDAVLTELRDRGLAVTRLGGRDRFEVSAAVARRVAAERPVGAVVVASGWALADALGAGGPAGAVGEPVLLTRGDRLPDAAVAALTDLRVPAARIVGGTPSVGAAVESDLRSRLSSVRRLDGADRYEVAAAVAAYYLPRLGAVTAVSLSSGEDRALTDALTAGSLGRPILLTRGTALPPATVAALQSMPGLERVVGLGGTVSVSAGVLDAAGDA; translated from the coding sequence GTGAGCCGCCGGCTCCTGCGGCCGCTCGTCGCGGCCACGGCCGCGCTGGCCCTGACCGGCGGCCTGGCCCCGGCGGCGCTCGCCGGCACCGTGCCGTGGGGCGTGGACCAGGCCCGTCCGGCGCCCACCGCGCCGGACGGCGCGGCCCCCGCCGTCGCCGCCCCGGCGGCCCGCACGGCCGCGGCCTCCTCCACGTGGACGCTCTCGGGCTCCGGCTGGGGGCACGGCGTCGGGATGAGCCAGTACGGCGCGATGGAGATGGCGCGCGACGGCTACAGCGCCGCGCAGATCCTTCGCCACTACTACTCGGGCACGGACTACACGACCGTCGACGACACCGCGCAGGTCCTCGTCAACCTCCAGCACCAGACCTCGTCGAGCACCTTCTCGACCTCCGCGCTCGCGGCCGGTGGCGGCACGATGACCGTCGTCGCCGGCGGCACCTCCCTCACCGCGCCCGCCGGCACGACCGCGACGGTCACCGCGTCGGGCAGCGGGGTCGCCGTCTCGTGCGCCGGGTGCAGCCCCACGACGACCGCGACGGGCACGACGGCCACCGTCTACTGGGACGACACCAGGACGCTCGTCTCGACCGGCGGGGCGCGCTACAAGGACGGCAGCATCGCCGTCAGCCGGACGCCCGGCTCCTCGACGCTCGAGGTCGTCGGCCGGATGCGCCTGCACGACCAGTACCTCGACTACATCCGCGAGGTCCCGTGGTCGTGGCCCGCGGCCACGCTCCAGGCCCAGGCCGCCGCGGCCCGCGGCTACGCCCTGACCGCCGTGCGCGGCGGCGTGCGCAGCTCGTGCGCCTGCCACGTCTACGACACCGTCCAGAGCCAGGTGTTCGGCGGCTACCCGGGCTCCGGGGACCTGCCGTACTGGAAGAGCTGGCAGGCCGCGGTCCGCGCGGCGGGCTCGGGCACCCAGGGCTACGTCGTCACCTACAAGGGGTCGGTCATCGAGGCGTTCTACGCCTCCTCGACCGGTGGCCGCACCCAGAACAGCGAGGACGTGTGGTCCTCGGCGGTGCCCTACCTGCGCAGCGTCGACGACCACTGGAGCCTGCGCTCGAGCAACCCCCGGCGCGCGTGGGTGACGCGCCCGGCCACCTCGACGCTCGGGTCCGTCTTCGGCCTGGCCGACGTCGCCTCCCTCGACCTCTCCTCGCGCTACGCCTCGGGCGCGGTGCGCACCGCGACGGCCACCTCGTCCTCCGGGGCGCGGGCGAGCATCAGCGGGGCCTCGCTCCAGGCGCGGCTCGGCCTGTACTCCAGCTACGTCGCGCGCCCGACCGAGCGCATCGACGGCAGCAACCGCTACGCCGTGGCCGAGGCCCTCGCCGCGACGCACGACCAGGGCGCGAGCACGGTCGTCATCGCCAGCGGTGAGGACGCCGGCCGCGCGGACGCCGCCGTCGCCGGGCCGCTGGCCCAGGCGCTCGGGGCCCCGCTGCTGCTGACCCAGCAGGGGAAGCTGCCGACCCAGACGCGGGCGGAGCTCGCGCGGCGGGCCGGCTCGCTGACCCGGGCCGTCGTCGTCGGGGGCTCGCCCACCGTCGACGACGCCGTCCTCACCGAGCTGCGCGACCGCGGCCTCGCGGTGACCCGCCTCGGCGGCCGGGACCGCTTCGAGGTCTCGGCGGCGGTGGCCCGCCGGGTCGCGGCCGAGCGCCCCGTCGGCGCGGTCGTCGTGGCCTCGGGCTGGGCCCTGGCCGACGCGCTCGGGGCCGGGGGACCGGCCGGGGCCGTCGGCGAGCCCGTCCTGCTGACCCGCGGGGACCGGCTGCCGGACGCCGCCGTCGCGGCCCTGACCGACCTGCGCGTGCCGGCCGCCCGGATCGTCGGGGGCACCCCGTCGGTGGGCGCGGCCGTCGAGAGCGACCTGCGCTCGCGGCTGTCGTCGGTGCGCCGCCTGGACGGCGCGGACCGCTACGAGGTCGCCGCGGCCGTCGCCGCGTACTACCTCCCGCGCCTGGGCGCCGTCACCGCGGTGTCGCTCTCGAGCGGCGAGGACCGCGCCCTGACCGACGCGCTGACCGCCGGTTCGCTGGGCCGGCCGATCCTCCTCACCCGCGGCACGGCGCTGCCGCCGGCGACCGTCGCGGCCCTGCAGTCGATGCCGGGCCTCGAGCGGGTCGTCGGGCTCGGCGGCACGGTGTCGGTGTCCGCGGGCGTCCTCGACGCCGCGGGCGACGCGTGA